From Acidimicrobiales bacterium:
CCGCTGCACGGCCAGCACGTGAGCAGCCGCCGCCCGCCAGAACTCCTCGGACAGCGGGTCCGGCACCGGAAGGGGCTTCCGGACACCCTCGGTGCTCACGCCCGGACCTTACCGTCGCGCCCCGCCCGCCCCGCGCCGGCGCTCACTGCACTCATGGCACTCACTGCAGGGTCTCCCCGGCGTTGACGTCGAGCGACTGGCCGGTCATCCCCGCCGCCAGCTCCGACAGCAGGAACACGGCCACCCGGGCGCACTCCTCGTCGGTCGTCAGGCGCGGAAGGGACACGTCGGACTCCATGCGGGCCAGCTCCTCGTCGAACGACGTGCCCCGCTCCGCCGCCAGGTTGGTCAGGTGGCGCTGCAGGGCCGGGCCCCACATCCGCCCCGGAACCAGGGTGTTGACCCTGATGCCGTACGGACCCAGCTCCCGGGCCAGGACGTGCGCGGCGGTGAGCAGGGCGGCCTTGGACGCCGCGTAAGGACCGCGGCCGGGGAACACCCGCCTCACGATCTGCGAGCCCACCATCACCACCGCTCCCCCACCCCGGGCCCTGAGGGCGGGGACGGCCGCCTTCACCACCCGCAGGGACCCGAACAGGTTGACGTCGAAGGCCTCCCTCCAGTCGTCGACGTCGGCCTCCTCGAGGGTGCGCCCGTAGGCCCGGCTCTGGGCAAAGGCGTTGCACACCACGCCGTCGACGGCTCCGAGCTCTTCCACGGCCCCGGTCACCAGGGCCAGACAGTCGGCGTCAGAGGTCACGTCGCACGTCCGGCGCGCCACGGTCGCGCCCGCGTCCCCGAGCTCGGCCGCCAGCTCGTCGAGGTAGGCCGCGGTCCGGGATCCGAGCATCACGGAGGCGC
This genomic window contains:
- a CDS encoding SDR family oxidoreductase; translation: MDRQSWQAPVLAGKVVVLAGVGPGLGAQIARAAAAAGASVMLGSRTAAYLDELAAELGDAGATVARRTCDVTSDADCLALVTGAVEELGAVDGVVCNAFAQSRAYGRTLEEADVDDWREAFDVNLFGSLRVVKAAVPALRARGGGAVVMVGSQIVRRVFPGRGPYAASKAALLTAAHVLARELGPYGIRVNTLVPGRMWGPALQRHLTNLAAERGTSFDEELARMESDVSLPRLTTDEECARVAVFLLSELAAGMTGQSLDVNAGETLQ